One window of the Trifolium pratense cultivar HEN17-A07 linkage group LG2, ARS_RC_1.1, whole genome shotgun sequence genome contains the following:
- the LOC123909406 gene encoding transcription factor TGA3-like isoform X3: MNSSSLSTELIAPKRMDIYEPFHQLSMWEDSFKVDHSTLNSIASPMLKMNISSLENKCEYIPHESREPSGDDQETTEEPVPKVLRRQAQNREAARKCRLRKKAYVQQLETSRLKLMQLELEIEKTRKQGLYRSNSFDVSYMRSSGIINSAGISLFEIEYGRWIEEQDRQNEELRNALQTNASDIQFHLLVESSLNQYSNLFRMKAEAAKADVFYLISGAWKSSVERLFLWIGGSRPSQILNIILPKLEALTDQQIASINNLRLSSQQAEDALSIGLEKLQQSMIHNIQADPLDFGNYGFQMASAMDKGEAVEGFVIQADHLRQQALLYMSRILTIGQSARGLLAMGEYFQRLRTLSSLWTARSCDHFYPTQHSN; this comes from the exons ATGAACTCTTCATCACTATCAACTGAACTAATCGCGCCGAAAAGGATGGACATATATGAGCCATTCCATCAATTGAGCATGTGGGAGGATAGCTTTAAAGTTGATCATAGCACCCTTAATTCAATTGCTTCACCAATGTTGAAGATGAACATTAGTAGCTTGGAGAACAAG TGTGAATATATTCCTCATGAATCAAGAGAGCCTTCTGGAGATGATCAAGAAACTACTGAAGAACCTGTTCCGAAG GTGCTAAGACGTCAAGCACAAAATCGCGAGGCTGCTAGGAAATGTCGATTGCGAAAGAAG gCTTATGTTCAACAATTGGAAACAAGTAGATTGAAGCTCATGCAATTGGAACTTGAGATTGAGAAAACAAGAAAACAG GGTTTGTACAGAAGCAATTCATTTGATGTCAGTTATATGAGATCATCTGGAATAATAAACTCAG CAGGGATATCtttatttgaaattgaatatgGACGTTGGATTGAAGAGCAAGATAGACAAAATGAAGAACTAAGAAATGCATTGCAAACTAATGCATCTGATATACAATTTCATCTACTTGTTGAGAGTAGCTTGAATCAATACTCAAATCTTTTTAGAATGAAAGCAGAAGCTGCAAAAGCTGATGTTTTCTATTTAATATCTGGCGCATGGAAATCATCGGTAGAACGCCTTTTTCTTTGGATTGGAGGATCTCGTCCGTCACAGATTCTAAAT ATCATCTTACCCAAGCTTGAGGCTTTAACTGATCAACAAATTGCGAGCATTAACAACCTACGATTATCCTCTCAGCAAGCTGAAGACGCTCTTTCAATAGGGTTGGAGAAACTCCAGCAAAGTATGATCCACAACATTCAAGCTGATCCCTTGGATTTTGGAAACTATGGATTTCAGATGGCTTCTGCCATGGACAAAGGAGAAGCAGTAGAAGGTTTTGTAATCCAG GCAGATCACCTTAGGCAGCAAGCTTTGTTGTACATGTCTCGTATCTTGACAATCGGGCAATCAGCTAGAGGCTTGCTGGCTATGGGGGAATACTTTCAACGTCTTCGCACTCTTAGTTCGTTGTGGACTGCTCGTTCATGTGATCATTTCTACCCTACTCAACACTCAAATTGA
- the LOC123909406 gene encoding transcription factor TGA3-like isoform X1 has protein sequence MILSSYRFAFFFSFNSSFFLSVYMNSSSLSTELIAPKRMDIYEPFHQLSMWEDSFKVDHSTLNSIASPMLKMNISSLENKCEYIPHESREPSGDDQETTEEPVPKVLRRQAQNREAARKCRLRKKAYVQQLETSRLKLMQLELEIEKTRKQGLYRSNSFDVSYMRSSGIINSAGISLFEIEYGRWIEEQDRQNEELRNALQTNASDIQFHLLVESSLNQYSNLFRMKAEAAKADVFYLISGAWKSSVERLFLWIGGSRPSQILNIILPKLEALTDQQIASINNLRLSSQQAEDALSIGLEKLQQSMIHNIQADPLDFGNYGFQMASAMDKGEAVEGFVIQADHLRQQALLYMSRILTIGQSARGLLAMGEYFQRLRTLSSLWTARSCDHFYPTQHSN, from the exons Atg ATTCTATCAAGCTATAGGTTTGCTTTCTTTTTCAGCTTCAACTCTTCCTTTTTTTTAAGTG TATATATGAACTCTTCATCACTATCAACTGAACTAATCGCGCCGAAAAGGATGGACATATATGAGCCATTCCATCAATTGAGCATGTGGGAGGATAGCTTTAAAGTTGATCATAGCACCCTTAATTCAATTGCTTCACCAATGTTGAAGATGAACATTAGTAGCTTGGAGAACAAG TGTGAATATATTCCTCATGAATCAAGAGAGCCTTCTGGAGATGATCAAGAAACTACTGAAGAACCTGTTCCGAAG GTGCTAAGACGTCAAGCACAAAATCGCGAGGCTGCTAGGAAATGTCGATTGCGAAAGAAG gCTTATGTTCAACAATTGGAAACAAGTAGATTGAAGCTCATGCAATTGGAACTTGAGATTGAGAAAACAAGAAAACAG GGTTTGTACAGAAGCAATTCATTTGATGTCAGTTATATGAGATCATCTGGAATAATAAACTCAG CAGGGATATCtttatttgaaattgaatatgGACGTTGGATTGAAGAGCAAGATAGACAAAATGAAGAACTAAGAAATGCATTGCAAACTAATGCATCTGATATACAATTTCATCTACTTGTTGAGAGTAGCTTGAATCAATACTCAAATCTTTTTAGAATGAAAGCAGAAGCTGCAAAAGCTGATGTTTTCTATTTAATATCTGGCGCATGGAAATCATCGGTAGAACGCCTTTTTCTTTGGATTGGAGGATCTCGTCCGTCACAGATTCTAAAT ATCATCTTACCCAAGCTTGAGGCTTTAACTGATCAACAAATTGCGAGCATTAACAACCTACGATTATCCTCTCAGCAAGCTGAAGACGCTCTTTCAATAGGGTTGGAGAAACTCCAGCAAAGTATGATCCACAACATTCAAGCTGATCCCTTGGATTTTGGAAACTATGGATTTCAGATGGCTTCTGCCATGGACAAAGGAGAAGCAGTAGAAGGTTTTGTAATCCAG GCAGATCACCTTAGGCAGCAAGCTTTGTTGTACATGTCTCGTATCTTGACAATCGGGCAATCAGCTAGAGGCTTGCTGGCTATGGGGGAATACTTTCAACGTCTTCGCACTCTTAGTTCGTTGTGGACTGCTCGTTCATGTGATCATTTCTACCCTACTCAACACTCAAATTGA
- the LOC123909406 gene encoding transcription factor TGA3-like isoform X2, whose amino-acid sequence MILSSYRFAFFFSFNSSFFLSVYMNSSSLSTELIAPKRMDIYEPFHQLSMWEDSFKVDHSTLNSIASPMLKMNISSLENKCEYIPHESREPSGDDQETTEEPVPKVLRRQAQNREAARKCRLRKKAYVQQLETSRLKLMQLELEIEKTRKQGLYRSNSFDVSYMRSSGIINSGISLFEIEYGRWIEEQDRQNEELRNALQTNASDIQFHLLVESSLNQYSNLFRMKAEAAKADVFYLISGAWKSSVERLFLWIGGSRPSQILNIILPKLEALTDQQIASINNLRLSSQQAEDALSIGLEKLQQSMIHNIQADPLDFGNYGFQMASAMDKGEAVEGFVIQADHLRQQALLYMSRILTIGQSARGLLAMGEYFQRLRTLSSLWTARSCDHFYPTQHSN is encoded by the exons Atg ATTCTATCAAGCTATAGGTTTGCTTTCTTTTTCAGCTTCAACTCTTCCTTTTTTTTAAGTG TATATATGAACTCTTCATCACTATCAACTGAACTAATCGCGCCGAAAAGGATGGACATATATGAGCCATTCCATCAATTGAGCATGTGGGAGGATAGCTTTAAAGTTGATCATAGCACCCTTAATTCAATTGCTTCACCAATGTTGAAGATGAACATTAGTAGCTTGGAGAACAAG TGTGAATATATTCCTCATGAATCAAGAGAGCCTTCTGGAGATGATCAAGAAACTACTGAAGAACCTGTTCCGAAG GTGCTAAGACGTCAAGCACAAAATCGCGAGGCTGCTAGGAAATGTCGATTGCGAAAGAAG gCTTATGTTCAACAATTGGAAACAAGTAGATTGAAGCTCATGCAATTGGAACTTGAGATTGAGAAAACAAGAAAACAG GGTTTGTACAGAAGCAATTCATTTGATGTCAGTTATATGAGATCATCTGGAATAATAAACTCAG GGATATCtttatttgaaattgaatatgGACGTTGGATTGAAGAGCAAGATAGACAAAATGAAGAACTAAGAAATGCATTGCAAACTAATGCATCTGATATACAATTTCATCTACTTGTTGAGAGTAGCTTGAATCAATACTCAAATCTTTTTAGAATGAAAGCAGAAGCTGCAAAAGCTGATGTTTTCTATTTAATATCTGGCGCATGGAAATCATCGGTAGAACGCCTTTTTCTTTGGATTGGAGGATCTCGTCCGTCACAGATTCTAAAT ATCATCTTACCCAAGCTTGAGGCTTTAACTGATCAACAAATTGCGAGCATTAACAACCTACGATTATCCTCTCAGCAAGCTGAAGACGCTCTTTCAATAGGGTTGGAGAAACTCCAGCAAAGTATGATCCACAACATTCAAGCTGATCCCTTGGATTTTGGAAACTATGGATTTCAGATGGCTTCTGCCATGGACAAAGGAGAAGCAGTAGAAGGTTTTGTAATCCAG GCAGATCACCTTAGGCAGCAAGCTTTGTTGTACATGTCTCGTATCTTGACAATCGGGCAATCAGCTAGAGGCTTGCTGGCTATGGGGGAATACTTTCAACGTCTTCGCACTCTTAGTTCGTTGTGGACTGCTCGTTCATGTGATCATTTCTACCCTACTCAACACTCAAATTGA